One window of Thalassovita mediterranea genomic DNA carries:
- a CDS encoding agmatine deiminase family protein: MTDTTIAFTPAEWAPQSAIWAGWPHLKDAWAEDYEGAQREIAALIAALAPVVRVKLVIGDPASRAEAADLVGEKAEMFDAPMGDIWLRDIGPVFVKYLNRLEGLGFEFNGWGGKYELEGDSETAAAIARLEGHPLKRLPFVLEGGAVEQDGEGVLITTRQCVLNPNRNPGWSQEKAEENLKLAFNAQRIVWLGDGLLGDHTDGHVDNIARFIAPGHVVCQTPSGDDDPNAAVLREIKDTLRAAELQVSTIPSPGRILDEDGEIMPASHMNFLISNGRVILPVYEDEHSKLAEAELQALMPEHEVIALPSRHILSGGGSFHCMTQQVPQTDGGLST; the protein is encoded by the coding sequence ATGACCGACACGACAATTGCATTCACCCCGGCCGAATGGGCGCCCCAGTCTGCGATATGGGCTGGCTGGCCACATCTGAAGGATGCCTGGGCCGAGGATTATGAGGGCGCGCAGCGAGAGATTGCCGCGCTGATTGCTGCGCTGGCACCTGTCGTGCGTGTCAAACTCGTCATTGGCGACCCGGCCTCGCGCGCTGAAGCGGCGGACCTTGTTGGTGAGAAGGCCGAGATGTTCGACGCGCCGATGGGCGACATCTGGCTGCGCGATATCGGTCCTGTTTTCGTGAAGTATCTGAACCGCCTCGAAGGGCTCGGTTTCGAGTTCAATGGCTGGGGCGGCAAGTATGAGCTGGAAGGCGACAGCGAGACGGCGGCGGCAATCGCGCGGCTCGAGGGTCATCCGCTGAAGCGCCTGCCTTTCGTTCTGGAAGGCGGCGCTGTCGAGCAGGATGGCGAGGGCGTCCTGATCACGACGCGTCAATGCGTTCTCAATCCCAATCGCAATCCGGGCTGGAGCCAGGAGAAGGCTGAGGAGAACCTCAAGCTCGCCTTCAATGCGCAGCGTATCGTCTGGCTGGGCGACGGTCTGCTCGGTGACCACACTGATGGTCATGTCGACAATATCGCGCGCTTTATCGCGCCGGGGCATGTCGTCTGCCAGACCCCATCGGGCGATGATGACCCGAACGCCGCCGTCCTGCGCGAGATTAAAGACACGCTGCGCGCCGCAGAGCTTCAGGTGTCGACCATCCCGTCCCCGGGCCGTATCCTCGACGAGGATGGCGAGATCATGCCCGCGAGCCATATGAATTTCCTGATTTCGAACGGCCGGGTGATCCTGCCGGTCTATGAGGATGAGCATTCAAAGCTCGCCGAAGCAGAGCTGCAGGCGCTGATGCCCGAGCATGAAGTTATCGCCCTGCCATCGCGCCACATCCTGTCTGGCGGTGGCAGCTTCCACTGCATGACCCAGCAGGTCCCCCAAACTGACGGAGGTCTTTCGACATGA
- the aguB gene encoding N-carbamoylputrescine amidase, with the protein MSRTVKVAALQASFSKDMQTNIDKVKELVRDAAAKGAEIILPSELFCDHYFCKVQDEKFFATAYPWAEHPAVEQLSELAKELGVVIPVSIYEKDGPEYYNSIVIIDADGTPLGVYRKSHIPDGPGYMEKFYFRPGNTGFRVWDTMKGRIGVGICWDQWFPEAARAMALMGADVLFYPTAIGSEPHDDSLDTAARWRRAMQGHAVSNVIPVVAANRTGDEEGQTFYGTSFIADHAGEIVDELGRGEEGVIMAEFDLDFLDRHRAAWGFFRDRRTELYDVLG; encoded by the coding sequence ATGAGCCGAACCGTAAAAGTCGCGGCCCTGCAGGCCTCGTTCAGCAAGGACATGCAGACCAATATCGACAAGGTGAAAGAGCTGGTGCGGGACGCGGCCGCCAAGGGCGCAGAGATCATCCTGCCGTCAGAGCTCTTCTGCGACCATTATTTCTGCAAGGTGCAGGACGAGAAGTTCTTCGCCACGGCCTATCCGTGGGCAGAGCATCCAGCGGTGGAGCAGCTGTCAGAGCTCGCGAAAGAGCTCGGCGTCGTCATCCCGGTCTCGATTTATGAGAAAGACGGGCCGGAGTATTATAATTCCATCGTCATCATTGATGCGGACGGCACGCCGCTGGGCGTCTATCGAAAATCCCACATTCCAGATGGCCCGGGCTATATGGAGAAGTTCTACTTCCGCCCCGGCAATACCGGTTTCCGCGTCTGGGACACGATGAAGGGCCGTATCGGCGTTGGCATTTGCTGGGACCAGTGGTTCCCGGAAGCTGCGCGCGCCATGGCGCTGATGGGGGCGGACGTTCTCTTCTACCCGACGGCCATCGGTTCTGAGCCGCATGATGACAGCCTTGATACCGCCGCGCGCTGGCGCCGGGCCATGCAGGGACATGCGGTTTCCAATGTGATCCCGGTCGTTGCGGCGAACCGCACAGGCGATGAGGAAGGCCAGACTTTCTATGGCACGAGCTTTATCGCAGACCATGCCGGCGAGATCGTCGATGAGCTTGGGCGCGGCGAAGAGGGCGTTATCATGGCCGAGTTTGACCTCGATTTCCTCGACCGTCACCGTGCCGCCTGGGGCTTCTTCCGCGACCGCCGGACCGAGCTTTACGACGTGCTGGGCTGA
- a CDS encoding putative zinc-binding peptidase, with protein MKLFNCPCCKGTLYFNNRACGCGAEVAFDPEAEKFEQLDAGCANREQINCNWKAADGPGSLCRACAMTEVVPDSMVMKNVPLWADTEAAKRWVLVNLGQWGWLKAGDQGAWPRFHLLSEVTSTGPAPVTMGHADGLITINVTEADPAQRVARREELSERYRTLNGHFRHELGHYVFLRLVQDERFASAFRSLFGDERADYGAALSRHYESGPPPGWQDNHITAYASSHPHEDWAETFAHLVHLTDMIDSANAAHLKQTGAGVADPYRTSDGDAVISAGANLGIALNHVNRSMGLFDVYPFVIAPTVRDKLAFVRRAVAAGPPEKAKPKRRNWNPFRSAPVRAG; from the coding sequence ATGAAACTTTTCAACTGCCCGTGCTGCAAAGGGACTCTCTATTTCAATAATCGTGCCTGCGGATGCGGCGCGGAGGTGGCGTTCGATCCGGAGGCTGAAAAGTTCGAGCAGCTGGATGCCGGATGCGCCAATCGCGAGCAGATCAACTGTAACTGGAAAGCGGCTGACGGGCCGGGGTCGCTCTGCCGCGCCTGTGCGATGACAGAAGTCGTCCCCGACTCGATGGTTATGAAGAATGTCCCACTTTGGGCAGACACAGAGGCGGCCAAGCGGTGGGTGCTGGTCAATCTGGGGCAGTGGGGATGGCTGAAGGCTGGCGACCAAGGGGCGTGGCCGCGCTTCCATCTTCTTTCAGAGGTGACATCGACTGGGCCTGCGCCCGTCACAATGGGTCATGCTGACGGTCTGATCACGATCAATGTCACCGAGGCAGACCCGGCCCAACGGGTCGCGCGGCGGGAAGAGTTGAGCGAGCGCTATCGGACATTGAACGGTCACTTCCGGCATGAGCTTGGCCACTATGTCTTCCTGCGGCTGGTTCAGGATGAGCGGTTCGCATCCGCATTCCGGAGCCTGTTTGGCGATGAGCGCGCAGACTATGGAGCTGCGCTTTCGCGCCATTACGAAAGCGGGCCGCCGCCCGGCTGGCAGGACAATCACATCACGGCCTATGCTTCGAGCCATCCCCACGAGGACTGGGCAGAGACATTCGCCCATCTCGTCCACCTCACCGACATGATCGACAGCGCCAATGCGGCGCACCTGAAGCAGACGGGCGCGGGCGTCGCGGACCCTTATCGGACGAGCGACGGTGACGCCGTCATCAGCGCAGGCGCCAATCTCGGTATTGCGCTCAATCATGTGAACCGGTCGATGGGCCTGTTTGACGTCTATCCGTTCGTGATTGCGCCGACTGTGCGCGACAAGCTGGCTTTTGTGCGCCGCGCTGTGGCGGCAGGACCACCGGAAAAGGCAAAACCCAAGCGCCGCAACTGGAACCCGTTCAGGTCTGCGCCTGTTAGGGCTGGTTGA
- a CDS encoding dihydrolipoyl dehydrogenase: MADFNIDVAIIGAGTAGLAAERKARASGTRTLLIDPYFSGTTCANVGCMPSKLLIAAGNAAHHVRMAGEFGIETGPPKVDGPKVMARVRRLRDDFVSGVKKQIADLPDGVTVKAAARFASPTELALDDGRIVAAKAIVIAVGSSPVIPPPFEDLGDAVITNESLFGLKDLPGSVGVIGAGPLGLELAQALARLGVHVEVFDKSARLAGLEAGEPEKSLREALAKELGFHLDVEPEARRNSDGGVTISWPEAGEAREAHFDKLMVAAGRAPDLEGLNLEQSGLELNEKGGPVFDAGTLQCGASPVFIVGDANGERPILHEASTEGTIAGANAASFPDTKSFERSTRLQIMFTEPNMAKVGADLDENMVVGKVDFADQGRARAMGVNQGICEIYAKAQCGALTGATLVGPDAEHLAHLLCWEIENGSKASDLLNKPFYHPTLEEGLKTALKQICKDVGLPKPDSRDDAELPGDFGSD, encoded by the coding sequence CTGGCAGATTTCAATATAGACGTCGCGATTATCGGGGCAGGCACGGCAGGGCTTGCGGCCGAAAGAAAAGCGCGCGCCAGCGGGACGCGGACGCTCCTGATCGATCCCTATTTCTCGGGCACTACCTGCGCCAACGTCGGGTGTATGCCGTCAAAGCTGTTGATCGCGGCGGGAAATGCTGCCCATCACGTTCGCATGGCGGGCGAGTTCGGAATTGAAACAGGGCCGCCCAAGGTCGATGGACCAAAGGTTATGGCGCGCGTGCGCCGACTGCGGGACGATTTCGTCTCTGGCGTGAAGAAACAGATCGCTGACCTGCCAGATGGCGTGACCGTCAAGGCGGCCGCGCGTTTTGCCTCGCCGACCGAACTCGCGCTGGATGATGGCAGGATCGTTGCGGCGAAGGCGATCGTGATTGCGGTGGGGTCTTCGCCTGTGATCCCCCCGCCATTTGAAGATTTGGGCGATGCGGTCATCACGAATGAGAGCCTGTTTGGGCTTAAAGACCTGCCAGGGTCGGTGGGTGTCATCGGGGCCGGGCCGCTTGGACTGGAACTGGCGCAGGCGCTCGCGCGGCTTGGCGTGCATGTTGAGGTGTTTGACAAGAGTGCGCGGCTCGCCGGTCTCGAGGCTGGTGAGCCGGAAAAATCGCTTCGTGAGGCTCTGGCGAAAGAACTGGGCTTTCACCTGGACGTCGAGCCTGAGGCGCGCCGCAACAGTGATGGCGGTGTGACGATCAGCTGGCCCGAAGCTGGCGAGGCAAGGGAAGCGCATTTCGACAAGCTGATGGTGGCTGCTGGCCGCGCGCCTGACCTTGAGGGGCTGAATCTTGAGCAGTCCGGCCTGGAGTTGAACGAGAAGGGCGGTCCTGTTTTCGACGCCGGGACGCTTCAGTGTGGTGCTTCGCCGGTCTTCATCGTCGGCGATGCCAATGGTGAGCGGCCGATCCTGCATGAGGCATCGACGGAAGGTACGATTGCCGGGGCCAACGCCGCTTCCTTTCCGGATACGAAATCCTTTGAGCGCTCAACGCGCCTGCAGATCATGTTTACCGAGCCGAACATGGCCAAGGTCGGCGCTGATCTTGATGAGAACATGGTGGTCGGCAAGGTCGATTTCGCCGATCAGGGCAGGGCGCGCGCGATGGGCGTCAATCAGGGTATCTGTGAGATCTATGCGAAGGCCCAGTGCGGCGCGCTGACCGGAGCAACGCTCGTTGGGCCAGACGCTGAACATCTCGCTCATCTCCTCTGTTGGGAGATCGAGAACGGATCGAAGGCCAGCGACCTCCTCAACAAGCCCTTCTACCACCCGACGCTGGAAGAGGGTCTGAAGACGGCGCTGAAGCAGATCTGCAAGGATGTAGGATTGCCAAAGCCGGACTCGCGCGATGATGCGGAGCTTCCGGGTGATTTTGGGTCTGATTAG
- the murI gene encoding glutamate racemase, with protein sequence MTTPDQSMTQEMRDAQGRVLVFDSGMGGLTVAREICQMAPALKVDYAADTGFFPYGDKSDEALRARLPEVAEALVREAQPDVFVIACNTASTLALDEVRARLDIPVVGTVPAIKPAASLTRTGVIGLLATPGTIRRAYTAKLIENFASEITVILHGSVELVRLAEAFAAGETYDAGGFTAALAPIFDAKDGGEVDTIVLACTHFPLVRAQLAAAAPDGVTFIDSGAAIARQTLRVLEGAAPQPLSGEAGGRLYITDEGGDHGRLVKVCARFGFDRVCPPVLLAAER encoded by the coding sequence ATGACGACGCCAGACCAGTCCATGACGCAGGAAATGCGAGACGCGCAGGGGCGCGTGCTGGTCTTTGATTCAGGCATGGGCGGGCTGACCGTGGCACGGGAAATCTGCCAGATGGCCCCTGCGCTGAAGGTCGACTATGCCGCCGATACTGGCTTCTTCCCTTATGGCGACAAGAGTGATGAAGCGCTGCGCGCGCGCCTGCCTGAAGTGGCAGAGGCGCTGGTGCGGGAAGCGCAGCCCGATGTGTTTGTCATTGCCTGTAACACGGCGAGCACGCTGGCGCTGGATGAAGTCCGCGCGCGCCTCGACATTCCGGTGGTCGGGACGGTACCGGCGATCAAGCCTGCCGCATCCCTTACAAGAACTGGCGTCATCGGCTTGCTCGCGACACCGGGCACGATCCGCCGTGCCTATACCGCGAAACTGATCGAGAATTTCGCGAGTGAGATCACCGTGATCCTGCATGGCAGCGTCGAGCTGGTGCGCCTGGCTGAGGCTTTTGCGGCGGGTGAGACCTATGATGCGGGAGGCTTTACCGCCGCGCTGGCACCGATCTTTGATGCCAAGGATGGCGGCGAGGTTGATACGATCGTGCTCGCCTGTACGCATTTTCCGTTGGTGCGCGCGCAGCTTGCTGCGGCGGCGCCAGACGGTGTCACCTTCATCGATTCCGGTGCAGCGATCGCGCGCCAGACCCTGCGGGTGCTCGAAGGCGCGGCGCCGCAGCCCCTGTCCGGTGAGGCGGGCGGCAGGCTCTACATCACGGATGAGGGCGGCGATCACGGCCGCCTCGTGAAGGTGTGCGCGCGCTTTGGATTTGACCGGGTTTGCCCGCCCGTGCTGCTAGCTGCAGAGAGATGA
- a CDS encoding substrate-binding domain-containing protein, translating into MRTLFLALTAGLLATACAPETDLSQIDASSGELQVFAASPDEKIRIVGSSTVSPFSTTVAEQFGAVSEFPTPIVETTGTGGGFQAFCQGIGPKEPSISNASRPVKASELALCARQGVTEIVEVKIGYDGIVLANAKGSPVLDLSKEEIYRALAEELPDGNGGWEENPNETWKDVADHLPDMPILVSGPPPTSGTRDAFAELAMEGGAEEVPELAALKETDSDEFARRATTIRMDGKWIDSGENDAAIVQTLMKNPDSIGIMGFSFLEQNLDRLKGASIGGLEPSFENIASGNYGISRSMFFYVKKQNVNLVPGLTDFISEFTQEDAWGPTGYLVEKGLIPLQEDERAAVREQALALETMETPES; encoded by the coding sequence ATGCGTACGCTCTTTCTGGCCCTGACTGCAGGCTTGCTCGCGACTGCCTGTGCGCCCGAGACAGACCTTTCCCAGATCGATGCGAGCTCTGGCGAGCTTCAGGTCTTTGCAGCCTCTCCGGATGAAAAGATCAGGATTGTCGGCTCCTCAACGGTCTCGCCATTCTCGACGACGGTTGCCGAACAGTTCGGTGCGGTATCGGAATTCCCGACCCCGATCGTGGAGACGACGGGCACGGGCGGCGGCTTTCAGGCCTTCTGTCAGGGCATTGGCCCTAAGGAGCCTTCAATCAGCAATGCGTCGCGTCCGGTGAAAGCATCCGAGCTTGCCCTCTGCGCACGCCAGGGCGTTACCGAGATCGTCGAAGTGAAGATTGGCTATGACGGGATCGTGCTTGCCAATGCGAAAGGGTCTCCTGTGCTCGACCTCTCAAAGGAAGAGATCTACCGCGCGCTCGCAGAAGAGCTGCCTGATGGCAATGGCGGGTGGGAAGAGAATCCGAACGAGACCTGGAAGGATGTGGCAGATCACCTGCCGGACATGCCGATCCTCGTCTCCGGTCCGCCGCCGACCTCTGGGACCCGCGATGCCTTCGCTGAACTCGCCATGGAAGGCGGGGCAGAGGAAGTGCCAGAGCTTGCCGCGCTGAAGGAAACTGACTCCGATGAGTTCGCTCGCCGCGCCACGACGATCCGCATGGACGGCAAGTGGATCGATTCCGGGGAGAACGACGCAGCTATCGTCCAGACCCTGATGAAGAACCCCGACAGTATCGGCATTATGGGCTTTTCATTCCTCGAGCAGAACCTCGACCGTCTGAAAGGCGCGAGCATTGGCGGTCTTGAGCCGAGCTTCGAGAATATTGCGAGCGGTAATTATGGCATTTCACGCTCCATGTTCTTCTATGTGAAGAAGCAGAATGTGAACCTTGTGCCGGGGCTGACCGACTTCATTTCGGAGTTCACGCAGGAAGACGCCTGGGGCCCGACAGGTTACCTCGTCGAAAAAGGTCTGATCCCGCTTCAGGAAGATGAGCGGGCCGCTGTGCGTGAGCAAGCGTTGGCGCTTGAAACGATGGAAACGCCTGAAAGCTAG
- a CDS encoding phosphotransferase, producing the protein MSTPPDIDTLKRLVGQSVPDLAAQPFTRVRNAGTDNLIYRIGDHHALRVARRHEAIPSLAYREPVAMRSLKDLPLETPELVANGLTDTAESWPWLVCSWLEGESAEAVGHAFTEMDARRLALFLLDLQGQKRDFAAEPNIDNHWRGCPLAQRDPPTRGAIADVAEDFDAIALAAIWKVALEASPCLDRDQTWIHGDLHAGNLLVKDGALSGVLDWGLSGLGDPASDLMAGFTLFEGAAQDAFWQASGISETVWRRARGWALSTSVIAYAFYRGTKTPIEKRSRKLLEDFSFSV; encoded by the coding sequence GTGAGTACGCCGCCTGACATAGACACGCTGAAACGCCTTGTGGGCCAGTCCGTGCCGGACCTCGCCGCCCAGCCCTTCACCCGTGTCCGCAATGCTGGCACCGACAATCTTATCTACAGGATTGGCGACCACCATGCGCTTCGCGTTGCGCGCCGTCATGAAGCGATCCCGTCGCTGGCCTACCGTGAACCGGTCGCCATGCGCAGCCTGAAAGACCTGCCGCTTGAGACGCCCGAACTCGTCGCCAACGGGCTGACAGACACAGCTGAGAGCTGGCCCTGGCTGGTCTGCTCCTGGCTGGAAGGTGAGAGCGCAGAGGCAGTCGGCCACGCCTTCACCGAAATGGACGCCAGGCGCCTCGCCCTCTTCCTGCTCGACCTGCAGGGCCAGAAGCGCGACTTTGCCGCTGAACCCAATATCGACAATCACTGGCGCGGCTGCCCACTCGCCCAGCGTGACCCACCAACACGCGGCGCCATTGCCGATGTCGCTGAAGATTTTGATGCCATCGCGCTTGCCGCGATCTGGAAGGTCGCGCTTGAAGCGTCACCATGCCTCGACCGGGACCAGACATGGATTCACGGCGACCTTCACGCAGGCAATCTTCTGGTGAAAGACGGGGCGCTTTCCGGCGTGCTGGACTGGGGGCTGTCTGGCCTCGGCGACCCGGCCTCAGACCTGATGGCAGGCTTCACCCTGTTCGAAGGCGCAGCTCAGGATGCGTTCTGGCAAGCCTCGGGAATAAGCGAAACCGTCTGGCGGCGTGCCCGCGGCTGGGCGTTGTCGACCAGTGTTATCGCCTATGCTTTCTATCGCGGGACGAAGACACCAATAGAGAAACGCAGCCGGAAACTGCTCGAAGACTTCTCGTTCAGCGTCTAG
- a CDS encoding glycosyltransferase family 1 protein translates to MRIMLITDAWEPQVNGVVRTMKRVIAECEEMGHEWEVVSPADDFLTMPLPTYSEIQLALFARNKISERFESFQPDAVHIATEGTLGLAGRAMCLKEKHPFSTSYHTRFPEYVSARFPVPTSWGYSYVRWFHKYSGKVMVATPSMREELEEHGFNNVVSWTRGVDVDLFHPSRRIEEGQPGDPFEGLPRPIFLNVGRVAVEKNIEAFAELDLPGTKVIVGEGPQLQELKRRYPEVKFLGAKFNEELATSFASADVFCFPSLTDTFGLVILEAMATGTPVAAYNAPGPRDIIPGSNAGIIDDDLEKACKACLDLDRAVTRTYAEGYSWRACAEAFIENLDPLPVPERKRFWQKIRLRRRKKKYPPDTKAG, encoded by the coding sequence ATGCGCATCATGCTTATCACAGACGCCTGGGAACCACAGGTGAATGGCGTCGTCCGGACCATGAAACGTGTCATCGCCGAGTGCGAGGAGATGGGCCACGAATGGGAAGTGGTCTCGCCTGCCGATGACTTTCTGACCATGCCGCTTCCGACCTATAGCGAGATCCAGCTTGCGCTTTTTGCCCGCAACAAGATTTCCGAACGCTTCGAAAGCTTCCAGCCGGACGCGGTCCACATCGCGACCGAAGGCACGCTTGGTCTTGCCGGCCGCGCGATGTGCCTGAAGGAAAAGCACCCGTTTTCGACCTCCTACCACACGCGTTTTCCCGAATATGTCTCGGCCCGTTTCCCTGTGCCGACATCGTGGGGCTATAGCTATGTGCGCTGGTTTCACAAATACTCCGGCAAGGTCATGGTCGCGACGCCGTCCATGCGCGAAGAGCTTGAAGAGCACGGCTTCAACAATGTCGTCTCATGGACGCGCGGCGTTGATGTCGACCTTTTCCACCCGTCGCGCCGTATCGAGGAAGGCCAGCCCGGCGACCCGTTCGAAGGCCTTCCGCGTCCTATCTTCCTCAATGTCGGCCGCGTCGCGGTCGAGAAGAACATCGAGGCATTCGCAGAGCTCGACCTTCCCGGCACCAAGGTCATCGTCGGAGAGGGCCCGCAGCTGCAGGAGCTGAAGCGCCGCTATCCTGAAGTGAAATTCCTCGGCGCCAAGTTCAACGAAGAGCTCGCCACCAGTTTTGCAAGTGCTGACGTCTTCTGCTTCCCGAGCCTGACCGACACGTTCGGCCTCGTCATCCTTGAGGCGATGGCCACCGGCACACCGGTCGCCGCCTATAACGCCCCCGGCCCGCGCGACATCATTCCCGGCTCGAATGCTGGCATCATCGATGACGACCTTGAAAAGGCCTGCAAGGCCTGCCTCGATCTCGACCGGGCGGTGACGCGAACCTATGCCGAAGGGTATAGCTGGCGCGCCTGCGCCGAAGCCTTCATCGAAAACCTCGATCCGCTGCCTGTGCCTGAGCGCAAACGCTTCTGGCAGAAGATCAGGCTTCGCCGGCGCAAGAAAAAATACCCACCCGATACAAAAGCCGGGTGA